From a region of the Fischerella sp. JS2 genome:
- a CDS encoding Uma2 family endonuclease, with protein MLLELQQVIVKPGQQMLLKDISWQQLENILEELGEKRTARISYSNGWLEIMVPLPEHEKDKEIIGDLVKILLEELEINFEPLGATTLKNEIMKQAVEPDACFYIKNYAAVIGKKRIDLNIIPPPDLAIEIDITSRTHFDNYEILGVPELWRYTQNGLQINLLQQGKYIEVNFSPNFPNVPIIELVNEYVQQTLNVGRSQAIRAFKSWMKNNL; from the coding sequence ATGCTTTTAGAACTACAACAAGTTATTGTCAAACCAGGTCAACAAATGTTGCTCAAAGATATTAGTTGGCAGCAGTTAGAAAATATCTTAGAAGAATTAGGAGAAAAACGTACAGCACGAATTTCTTATAGCAACGGTTGGTTAGAAATTATGGTTCCTTTGCCTGAACATGAGAAAGATAAAGAAATTATAGGAGATTTAGTAAAGATTCTTTTGGAAGAATTAGAAATTAATTTTGAGCCTTTAGGTGCAACGACTCTCAAGAATGAAATCATGAAGCAAGCTGTGGAACCAGATGCTTGTTTTTATATTAAAAATTATGCTGCTGTGATTGGTAAAAAGCGCATAGATTTAAATATAATTCCCCCACCAGATTTGGCAATAGAAATTGATATTACTTCCCGCACTCACTTTGATAACTATGAAATTTTAGGAGTTCCTGAACTTTGGCGATATACACAGAATGGATTACAAATTAATCTACTGCAACAAGGAAAATATATAGAAGTTAATTTCAGTCCTAATTTTCCTAATGTTCCTATTATTGAATTAGTTAATGAGTATGTCCAGCAAACTCTCAATGTTGGTAGAAGTCAAGCAATTAGAGCTTTTAAGAGTTGGATGAAAAATAATTTATAA
- the speD gene encoding adenosylmethionine decarboxylase — MEKQSYLPEELSSVPVGRHCILELYGCPISLLNDIGFIREALQAAAKTAKSTLLKEISYQFEPYGVTALALLAESHISIHTWPENGYIAVDVFTCGQHTKPEKACEYLIEAFQATKHVLMTLPRGRFSPTIQPTIKELEQTLLVNT; from the coding sequence TTGGAAAAGCAATCTTACCTCCCCGAGGAATTATCTTCGGTTCCTGTTGGCAGACACTGTATTCTGGAACTTTATGGCTGTCCAATCAGTTTACTTAATGACATCGGGTTCATTAGAGAGGCTTTGCAAGCAGCTGCTAAGACAGCAAAGTCTACTCTGCTCAAAGAGATATCATATCAGTTTGAACCCTACGGAGTAACCGCATTGGCACTTTTAGCCGAATCTCACATATCGATTCATACTTGGCCAGAAAACGGTTACATAGCAGTAGATGTGTTTACCTGTGGTCAACATACAAAACCGGAGAAGGCTTGCGAATACCTGATAGAGGCTTTTCAAGCCACTAAGCATGTACTTATGACACTTCCTCGTGGTAGGTTTTCACCGACTATTCAACCA